The sequence ATGATAAATCGGCATCCCTTTtctgtagcaaatatcaaacaaCACTAACATTTTAAGACATCAATCACTACTTCGCATTAAATATTACCCTCAAACGCTTTATTGCTTGCAAAGTAAGCAATGGGATATTATTGCGAGCGGAAAGGGACTATAGAACTCCGCAACAAAAGCCGTTAGATGATTTTAATAATAGACAAGTTGTTAACGCCTGTTTAAGGAATCTGTTTGAGTACGGCGACCGAAAACAACGATTTGATCGATCTTCATCGACTGACCTCAGTGGCAAAAACAGTAGCTGCGTATGATCCTCCAATAACAATGGGAAAAGCGTGAGTTTCGTAAGTATGGGCTGTCAGGTTTGTTTCAACAAACTCTCGTAATGCCTACGCTATTATGGAAAAGTTTGGGGATCAATAGCTTGAGTACAACGACAAACACTTAGGGATATCACTAAAAATGAACAACCAATGATTGTTCTTAATGTGATAGACTGGGCAGATCGCAAAGGCTCTGTAAATCAAATTAAGTTATTAagatccatatatatatatatatatatatatatatatatatatatatatatatatatttatatatatttaaaaactatctactgttgattgaccaatcagagtgctcaatgttttatttactcgtaaagccttggtcaccaaattcaagaaacgaatgacagcgccgtattTAAGTACTGTCcgatcaaaagtgaacatgtcatattctgtagacatctggtatgtttttccctaatattcaaatttggtaacacagcggaaaccagctgcaacacaaaatttgcggtggtacaaacataaactaatgtgccctagggcatttataggatgttccattacattggaaggctatttcacgaataaaagttttaattcatatcctaaaaatgttacattgacaaagtggacagttgacgtaaacacattgaaaacgaaagtatatcagttaggggcgatagtttttaagttggATAAAAAACCCtcgtacgagggctcttctggtatataaagtccaaccctacgataaaatgtctcggcctacggcctcgacattttatcgttgggttggactttatataccagaagagccctcgtactcgggctttatcctatacatacatacatacatacatatacatatatatatatatatatatatatatatatatatatatatatatatattatatatatatatatatatatatatatatatatatatatacatgtatgtatgtatcagagCTAATTTGATTTACagaattatataaatatataaatgttataatatatatatatatatatatatatatatatatatatatatatatatatatatatatatatatatatatatatatatatatatatatatatatatatatatatatatatatatatataaaggccAGTCGGCAAGTTTCGAAAAATCCGTCTTAACACTGCACAACAGGAAGATGATTTCTTATAACTGTTTCTGTATTGCTGTGTAGTTTGGTTTTATTTGTCTTTGGGTTTTGGGTTTGATGTTTATTTACTCAATGTCCTATGGACAGTTTTCACCTTgtctaaaataaaataaataaatataatttgtGTTTGTTATTCGGCAGAGTATTTTACAGAGTCTCGATTTTTACATCAAAGCTTATAAGCGAAAGACATTTTGTGAGTAAGGCATTCGTTTCGCGTTTATTAAAAACACATGACCCTTCTTTCAATGTCGGTACAAGGTTCAATCCTTGCATGACTTAAACCTGCCAGGGATGCACGTTTTGATATCACATGGGACCTTGACCCCATTTCCATGGCTATTTCAAGCCAAAGGCTCACCAGGCCAACACACAGATCGCCATTTTTGATGTGTATGTTCCTGTATTGATAGACACAATGAAGGGGTGAACTTAGTCGATCAGATATAGACTGCACATACTGAAATAAAATGGGCAGAATCTGGGAGTTCGACAGTATAGCTGAGAATGAGATTTCATTATAAAGTTGCagaaaaaaaagcaaatttgactGTAATCAATGAAAAAGAGAGGCGTACGTTTGAGATAATCAATGATTTGACTTGAGAGCATGTGTATAGGAGAACCGTATAAAAATCAACAGGGATCTCAATATTATCTCCCCTTCAACATGTAGGGCTATCTCCACCCGGTGAGTTCGGTCTAAAAGTTGGCCATGAATAGCTAATGATGATCATCGCCGTTCAATGCTTTCAGTTTTGCTGAAAAAAACCCTGCTAATATCAGAGGATGAACATGTTCATGACGCAAATTTTTTCGCTTATCTGCAGTGGTTTGTATGAGGTCGATGGTGAGTAAATTTCGCCACTGATGCCCGTGACAAGGTATAATAATATGACGTGACATTTCTCTCTGCGGCAACTCAAACGCAGCAGATAGATTACGGGCGCACTTTGAATTCGAATCTCACAATCTGTTGCCACTGCGTCAAGTTCTGGCATCACAGTTATTTTTGGACCATCCATCTGTGGCACGTCTGCCagatttttgtagaaaaaaagaTTAATGACATCAAGATTGATTTATGCAATCGAGAGGCCGGAAGCCCAGCATGGTGCGCAAGACAAGACCCAGAACTCTTACAAATCACCGCACCCACTGAAACAAACCTTTTGGACAAGTTAACAGATCCAGAAATTTCTCTTTAGCAATAGAACGCAAGGTGGCGCTAGTTTGAGGTAAACGTTTACCAATAAGgcgtaaaaattaaaaatgcgtGTTTCAGTAAGTCCTCAGAAAATAGAGTAGATCGGTCCAAAcccttttttaatttttttatttttatttgagcgtgaccaatcaaaacacTGCAAAATTAGTCAAAACCAAGcacgatttttgaaaatgagaaaaaaaaagttaagGATAATTTTTAAACACAGGTCGCGTTATCGGAAACACACACATATTTCTCCATTTGGCAGACAGAAGCCACATAAGTCTTAAATTTGAATTCGGTATCTGAGTGCCCTTTGTACCGTCCAAAGCTTAAACATTACAACAGCCGATTGCTTGATTTTGCGTGCCTATATATAGACTTTGATTTTTTCGTGACAACATGAAATACATAGGGTTTCTATAATTACAATCATACAGAACATAAGAGGAGGGATTGGCTGCGAATAAAACTGATATCCTTAAGATGGAGGTTTTAACACCACTTCATTTTGCAATCTATGAAGCGCCCTCTATGTCCAATACAGACTCTTCTGCTCTCAATTCTTCACAGCCGCCTCAGTGAGTTGGTCAGTGCTTTAGAACACGCAGGGTGTTCCGTCAAAGGTGTGTCCCACAATCACGTCACACTTCAAATCAATAAGCTTATACGATTTGTTTGTCTCTCAGATTCAAACAGCCGACGCGGTAAGCAAATAAGTTCATAATGTTCAGTCCAAAAACATTTTAATGACAAGTTTTACATATCCTGGCCATTCAAAGTTGTCAAAAACATGATTGGCCATATCTATATATAACAAGTAATAATCAAGTACATGAAGATGGCATTTTACAAGGCAAGAAAGATACATTTTTTCTACATCGCCATAAGATTCAACCGTATGATCTCTGTCCTATCCGGTTTGgtatcatcacagtccctctatagagggactgtggtatcaTAAAGTCGTGAAGAGACTTTTTTTGTCACTCACAAATAAGTTCACCTGATAATTGCTGATTTCGTCACTTTACGATACAAATCAATTGAGatttaaaaaataatgctaaacaTGTGTCGTACAGCCCTTGGCAAAATAAATCCATTAATTAATTACTGAGTGAACTGCCCTGACGCCACACATTGAACATGACCGCTGTGGCTATTCAGTCAAGACGGTGCACCCCCTCTAATGCACGCACCAAATCAAACCCACCAAGATCTGCGATGCTACATATCACCAAATGCTGGAGAAAATATACCCGTCATCTGCAGAAATacatgggttttttttttttgcataattatttcggTACCCCGAAGCTTGCATCGTTCACCTCCGCCAATATACAATATGTCTTACAATTTGTCTTTTCGAAAGAGGCACCGGTGTTTCGATAACACTACATATAGTTAATTTTGTTAAGTAATCATCATGAAAAATCATTCCTATATCTTTATGCAAAAGATCTTCCTACTGTCCTGTTATTATAATAAATAAGTTGTACCATTGATAATGCCCGTTATGAACATCAGAAGTGAAGATCTGGCAATCCATATGGCCGTTATTACAGTATATATAGCGAAGCTATTTTTGGCAGATGTGTCCATTGCCAACATTTTCTGTCAGAGCTCCGCCCTTCTGTAAAACGGGTGACTGTGAGGAAGTTTGAAATAATATCAAGGGCAAGTATCATTTGTATCCCGGATGTTAAACGTGCGGGAAATGCCATTACCTAAATGACAGGAATGGAAAGGAAAACTGAAAGGTTCACAAATTCTGGCTAACGATTTCGGCTCTACGGTAACAAGCACACCTTTGTGGGTAGTGCATACGCTCCACCGACGTACCGTGGCATGACCGTGGGCGCGGTGGAAAGCAAGCGCCCTCAGCGACAAATCTCGATGGGGATGTGGGCGGTAGTTTGTGCCCGAAAAGTGTGAGAGAACGGATCCAGATTGTTTGGCGTTTCGATGTAGCATGAAATTCGGGCGCATGCATTCAATCGTCAGGGGGAATTTAGGGCCAGACTTGATTAATTTTAATTCGTAAACCATAACAGTTCATTTGGGACTAAAGAAATTAAACGGTTGCCACTGTCTGCAGCAGGGATTGCTCGTTCTAGACAACCAAGAAGGAGTTTGACACAAAGAACACAAAAATGTCGTCAATTTAGAAAGTCAGATAAATTCCTTTCGTCGACAGACAATTGATATATGATGTAATGTACGCTCTGTCTCAGAAAGAAATATGAACAAACTAATGTACGAATGAAATTATGGCTGCAAAACCCCGCCAAAATACAGCGAggtcacaaattaaataacCTATTTCACGCTCATCATCGCAACATGCATTCTAAAACTTATTCTTTCTGTGAATGATTTTGAGAAAGTATTTTTCCCTAGAGATAAGGAAATTTAACAAAAACTGGCGACTATGCCACTTTTCATCAGATAAAGAATATTTACCATATCTATGCAGATTCCAATCCTGTTCCTTCTCTCGGTGGTTTGTGCTGACGTCACTCTTCCCGACTGTTTCCAAAAATGGCAAGACAAGAATTTGATAAGAGTTGAAATTATgactatttatcaaactttgattCTAGTTTTCGCAGTCTCCGGTGGAAACACTTTTACCTTTACTGCAAAATGAACAGCCCGAAGTTCTGCAGAATTTGCGACGAACTTTTCCGGCGACGTATCTGATCTTATCAAGGGACAGAGCAAAACATGCGGAGAATATAATCAGACCCACGTAGGTGAAAACGAAATACGTCAGCGTTTTCACCGCCCAGTAAGCTTTGAATTTGCCTTTCCCAGGGATTAGGTCGCCGAAACCTATGGTTGACAATGTTATAAAAGTGCAGTACACGGCATCTATGTACGTCCAGTCATACTCGGTGTAGTAGATGAACGAACCACCGAGAAGCGTATAGATGACATAAATCACTGACAGTGTACCCAGGGCCTTGCCCTTGGCGACGGAACCAGAGTCGATGATTTGTCTGATATTCGTCAGACCTGCAACGTCATCAGCTGTCCTGTTTGTGCAGTTGCCCGAGGCGATTGGTTGCAAAATTTCGGCACCGCGTTTATTCTCGGATTCTTCCAACTCTTTAGCACGGCTTCGAATGTGCTCCATTCCCGCGGTTTCTCCTTCATTTGTCGTGTCCGTCGACTCACCTCCTGTAAACCTTGATTTGTCATCTACACGTGCGTTATTTCACGTTCAGAAAGGTGTGAAAGACACTGGCCGCTGCGATAAGTGGAGTCCTCGCAATCACCATTTGTTCTGGCCGAAGTAAGAACGTTATTCTTTTCTTTGATTAGCTCGTGATAATGTTCCTCCGTCTGCGTCATTTCTACAGCGGCGCTgccttaggccaaaaaaaaaaaaattgtgtgtttcctgtaacatgctcttcagaaatagggtaggtaggtaggaaaaaatttttttttggtaatttttttttctctgcaaaaaagaaaattttaatacccttcgacaagggtcaaggcatcgtcattgtcaacacaaaagattacatacacgaatgcaaaagacaattacgcaacactcagtattatacacaactagacagtgacgacacagaacaaacagtaaacaaagtacacgaactattaaacaaaatgtacgagaacaaacacatcgaccatgatacttataagtatctcgatccaaaaaacataaaaatccgtaccccgcattggtacttattgcctaaaattcacaaaccgccgcctgaaaactcaacgtttgcagggagaccaatatttagtggctgctccagtcccactaacagaatttcagaattcctggattacttcataaaaccactggtccagcaacaaccgtcaaatataaaagacacaacaaacttcatacaagaaatagaaaaaacaaatttcccccaacatgcatttcttgtaacactcgacgtggtgtcgatggacacaaacacaattcatgacgaagcgattcggctagtcagtgaaacattaaactcacaaacctcgcttcaaacaaattacggcaTCAAAAAACCACCCACGGAAGACttaacagttttgaatttaacaagcaatatttccgccaaacccgcggctgcagcatgggatcgaatgcctcgtcagagatagcagacattgcttttcatgaacttgaaaagaaaataatcgtaaacaaccacaacaacattcacttctggaaaagattcagagatgatgtctttgcaatctttctgggaacacaaaccgaactcactaacttcattcaaaaatcCACACAATGCGCCCAACgttttaagttttcatacgaaaactcaacacgagaaattacattcctagatgtagtagtttttaaaggtgcaagataccacaaagaaaatatcctcgacatcaaaacacatactaaaccaacagacacattccaatttctacatagagaatcgtgtcacccgacagcaacatttaatggctttatcaaaggtgaaatccttagatacgctcgcacttgaaacaacaatgacgactttactaaaaaagtcgctttctttagaaacaaactactcgacagagaatacaaaaacaatgaaatcacgaatattacagaaaaaataaaccacagtattcgtaatacactaacaaactgtacaagtacacgtaaagaagcaacaaacaaactcatcttcagtacaacatacagcccttacataaaaacaaaagatcttaagggaagtcttttgaaacatttggctgaactggagaaggactcaacactaaggaatctattcccagaatcaccaatcattgcttacaagagaaacaaaaacctaaagacacactagtcaaaacaaaatttacagaagtaaagaaacaaaaaacaaacaaaaccagaccaccaaacggactcacaacgagacccaaacattgatattttgcCTTGCtattcgaagagcaagaccactaaaatacattaaaataaattttcacaaacacaaactaacgaaagaatctacattgcgactgatgagaaactacactcgggtttcgaaacgcaagcgtcaaagggccactcatcaactttgtaacaccataggtccggcactgtctcgccataagctttccccactcAAACAAAgtattaccgtacacactaacccaaacttccctacaaatatccgaggcgaaacaaacattttcattaacacaaaaaatcggataaaaatgtaggaacacatttttgaaacgaatcaaacacaaactcgacacaaaaacattttggatagttaggtggggagcctctttcacactttttacaatcgccataagctttccccacacaaacaaagtaTTACCGTACACACCAacccaaacttccctacaaatatccgaggcgaaacaaacattttcattaacacaaaaaatcggataaaaatgtaggaacacatttttgaaacgaatcaaaacacaactcgacacaaaaacattttggatagttaggtggggagcctctttcacactttttacaatcgccataagctttccccacacaaacaaaacattaccgtacacactaatccaaacttccctacaaatatccgaggtgaaacaaacattttcattaacacaaaaaatcggataagaaataggaacacatttttgaaacgaattaaacacaaactcgacagaaaaacattttggatagttaggtggggagcctctcacactttttatattttttcttgaacgtgatcgcatttctcacatgttacggaaaacacgcttgcacaagcagtcgctattgttgtttaatgacgtcatgaatcacgcgtgattttaaacttttcccagccaatctcgcgggattttttttcaaggtccaaaaaaaagtttagggtcggggggtttgaactagggtaggtcgggttaccggaaacacacatttttttttttaggccttaTCGGCGCAATTCTCGGAAGATTGTCCACGAAGATCATGATCGCTAACGGTGGCATTTGCAACTTTTAACTCGATATCCCTGAGTTCCGATATCGTGTGCGTCTCAGACTGACTGTTCACTTTCTGAAACTCGTTTTTAGCCTGACATGTCCCGTTCATTGCGGATGCATAAGACACACGCCGTGCGGCCGACCCATTCGGCGGTGCAGCGCCGATGCGCGATATGTCACAAACGGGTGCTTCGTTCATCGTTGTAAACGCAGAATTGTACTGACCCAGTGACGTCACAGAGACCGCGTCGCTACGTCTATAATGCCAATTTTCCCTCCAAGTTTCCTGATCACATTCTGGATCCGTCAGATCAACAGATTTATCCCATTTAAGTCGCTTGCTAATTCTCTTCCCGCTTTTCTTCACTGCTTTGCCAATTTTATCGAACTTGCCCGAGGTGTACGTCGCCAGGAGAATACCAAAATTCGACAGAAAGAGCAAATTTAGAGGCACACCAACAAGTGAATAGAAAATCATCAGTACACGACCAGTCTGTGTTATGGGAGCAACGTCTCCATATCCTAGGAGAAACagataataaataaacaaataaataataaataaataaataaataaataaataaataaataaataaaaaaataaataaataaataaataaagagtaaaGACTAAacaaatatgtgtatatatatatatatatatatatatatatatatatatatatatatatatatatatatatatatatatatatatatatatatatatataaattgagAGATGGGATCGATGTTATATTCGCGCTAACTCCCTGATCTCGCGCCGCGTGGTGGCGTTGTTGCCATCGGAGACATTCGGATCTGCTTCACCATGTTGAGGTGAGGAATTTATaaaactgaatactgtgttCAATGATGTCTCGACGGCTTGCAAGGCCCATATGATAAGTGACGTCTCACCCCACCATAAAGTACTCGCCGTCTCAGCAGGACCGTTTACAGTAATAAATCAAACGACAAGTTGCAGTCCCGGTGGCTATCGCAGAGTGATGGGCCAAGGTTCGTGGCAATCTCTAATTTCTAATAAGTCAGCTGGTCGagtaaataatgaaataaaaggaTTTATCGCTATTCGCACGTTTTCTTCGACCCTCGGCATTTCGATAGGACTCCTTGTAAGGCTACAGAACGGTTTGTTGAGAATATGCACGCGGTGATCAATGTCACAGTAGGCTCCTTGCGGTGAGATATCGTtggaaaacattaattttttacCTAAtgctcaaatttttacagtgatATTATGGTGtgatgcgcctcgaaagtaaaagacttaaactgctgctcaaactttcctaaaggaatatttcaaccactctccttcaaaatcaagcattaaaatcgggggtcaccatgcaaattaaaatactagcgaaacaaattacccaaaatatatcgatatttgaaattcaaaatggccgccgtctatcgtgttaactctatggagaaaaataaaattgtcgattttcgaaaaactatgatgaaaaattttcttacaccaacagCTTTTAAATAAAccccacacaagtggtagatcagaaaagaattgtaaaagtcagaggagagtccaaatatatgtcccCCGAGGCGCTTTTTACCTTAGAGAACCACTGTTGCTCTGTTTCCCCAGATTATTGCGATCTCTTGTCGTcttcaaaatgcagacatgctGTTCGCACCAGGGTCGCACTATTTTTcaaatgtggaaaaaaaacTTGATGTCGCAAACTGAAAGACAGCATT comes from Ptychodera flava strain L36383 chromosome 8, AS_Pfla_20210202, whole genome shotgun sequence and encodes:
- the LOC139139542 gene encoding potassium channel subfamily K member 13-like yields the protein MEHIRSRAKELEESENKRGAEILQPIASGNCTNRTADDVAGLTNIRQIIDSGSVAKGKALGTLSVIYVIYTLLGGSFIYYTEYDWTYIDAVYCTFITLSTIGFGDLIPGKGKFKAYWAVKTLTYFVFTYVGLIIFSACFALSLDKIRYVAGKVRRKFCRTSGCSFCSKGKSVSTGDCEN
- the LOC139138682 gene encoding uncharacterized protein; this translates as MTISKGRWPHRCCALSTTCRVHFGLIVLLVGYVCLGAYMFMVVEGPYRETREQRFDRLTQQPRRELLNTLWSLKDADRRNFTGEANAAIVDYEDVIINTYSGSASWHQWNFATCIYLAVTALTTIGYGDVAPITQTGRVLMIFYSLVGVPLNLLFLSNFGILLATYTSGKFDKIGKAVKKSGKRISKRLKWDKSVDLTDPECDQETWRENWHYRRSDAVSVTSLGQYNSAFTTMNEAPVCDISRIGAAPPNGSAARRVSYASAMNGTCQAKNEFQKVNSQSETHTISELRDIELKVANATVSDHDLRGQSSENCADKA